In a genomic window of Micromonospora cremea:
- a CDS encoding aldo/keto reductase has protein sequence MANTIPDISLNDGTTIPQLGFGVFQIEPKDTVEAVTKALEVGYRHIDTAEMYGNEAEVGEAVRVSGLDRDAVYVTSKLNNAFHRPDDARKAFDSTLAALKMDYIDLFLIHWPLPTLYDGDYVSTWKVLQEFQRDGRARSIGVSNFQVSHLQRLAAEADVVPAVNQIEAHPYFGNEEVRAYGREHNILTEAWSPIAQGKVLGDPTVVDIAEQLGRTPAQVVLRWHVQRGDIIFPKSTTPKRIEENTRIFDFELDDTAMERITTLDKGEAGRQGPNPDTFAYLPA, from the coding sequence GTGGCCAACACGATTCCCGACATCAGCCTGAACGACGGCACGACCATTCCGCAGCTCGGCTTCGGGGTGTTCCAGATCGAGCCGAAGGACACCGTCGAGGCGGTGACCAAGGCGCTGGAGGTGGGCTACCGGCACATCGACACCGCGGAGATGTACGGCAACGAGGCCGAGGTGGGCGAGGCCGTACGGGTCTCCGGCCTGGACCGGGACGCGGTCTACGTGACCAGCAAGCTGAACAACGCCTTTCACCGCCCGGACGACGCCCGCAAGGCGTTCGACTCGACGCTGGCGGCGCTGAAGATGGACTACATCGACCTGTTCCTGATCCACTGGCCGCTGCCGACCCTGTACGACGGCGACTACGTCTCCACCTGGAAGGTGCTGCAGGAGTTCCAGCGCGACGGCCGGGCCCGCTCGATCGGCGTGTCGAACTTCCAGGTGTCGCACCTGCAGCGGCTGGCCGCCGAGGCGGACGTGGTGCCGGCGGTCAACCAGATCGAGGCGCACCCGTACTTCGGCAACGAGGAGGTCCGCGCCTACGGCCGGGAGCACAACATCCTCACCGAGGCGTGGTCGCCGATCGCGCAGGGCAAGGTGCTGGGCGACCCGACGGTGGTCGACATCGCCGAGCAGCTCGGCCGGACCCCGGCTCAGGTGGTGCTGCGCTGGCACGTGCAGCGCGGCGACATCATCTTCCCGAAGTCGACCACCCCGAAGCGGATCGAGGAGAACACCCGGATCTTCGACTTCGAGCTGGACGACACGGCGATGGAACGGATCACCACGCTGGACAAGGGCGAGGCCGGTCGGCAGGGCCCGAACCCGGACACCTTCGCGTACCTGCCGGCGTAA
- a CDS encoding LysR family transcriptional regulator, whose translation MDLLRHLRHFVVVAHELHFGRAAELLGMAQPPLSQSIQRLERELTVELFDRSRRQVRLTTAGELLLGEAEELLAGEGRLRNLMGQVRAGELGILRAGVPPETPAVTLRLLLDALTARAPGLDVELHELTSSEQVRMLTERNLDVGLVHHPVAADGLRFGAPVDVPLGVLLPRTSPLARDREVTLAALAGLDLVAAPRATAPGWHDHLLDVCRRHGWRPARVRPARNPEFLFGLVLAGGAVAVEPATVARREPRIAWRPIADAPLAKRTSATWPDRAAHPAAPMFGQLAAEVLAGAEPAPPAPGTPSVPAARPWPVLFDTTG comes from the coding sequence GTGGACCTGCTCCGACACCTGCGGCACTTCGTGGTGGTCGCCCATGAGCTGCACTTCGGCCGGGCCGCGGAGCTGCTCGGGATGGCCCAGCCGCCGCTGAGCCAGTCCATCCAACGGTTGGAGCGGGAGCTGACGGTCGAGCTGTTCGACCGGTCCCGCCGCCAGGTGAGGCTCACCACCGCCGGTGAGCTGCTGCTCGGCGAGGCGGAGGAGCTGCTCGCCGGCGAGGGCCGGCTACGCAACCTGATGGGGCAGGTCCGCGCGGGTGAGCTGGGCATCCTGCGGGCCGGGGTGCCACCGGAGACGCCAGCGGTGACACTGCGCCTGCTGCTGGACGCGCTCACCGCCCGGGCGCCCGGACTGGACGTGGAGCTGCACGAGCTGACCAGCAGCGAGCAGGTGCGGATGCTCACCGAACGGAACCTGGACGTAGGGCTGGTGCACCACCCGGTGGCGGCGGACGGGCTGCGCTTCGGCGCCCCGGTCGACGTACCGCTGGGGGTGCTGCTGCCGCGCACCTCACCGCTGGCCCGCGACCGGGAGGTGACGCTCGCCGCGCTGGCCGGCCTCGACCTGGTGGCCGCGCCCCGGGCCACCGCGCCGGGCTGGCACGACCACCTGCTGGACGTGTGCCGCCGGCACGGCTGGCGGCCGGCGCGGGTCCGGCCGGCGCGCAACCCGGAGTTCCTCTTCGGCCTGGTGCTGGCCGGTGGCGCGGTGGCCGTCGAGCCGGCGACGGTGGCCCGCCGAGAGCCCCGGATCGCCTGGCGGCCGATCGCCGACGCGCCGCTGGCGAAGCGCACCTCGGCGACCTGGCCGGACCGGGCGGCGCACCCGGCGGCGCCGATGTTCGGGCAGCTCGCCGCCGAGGTGCTGGCCGGCGCCGAACCCGCGCCGCCCGCGCCGGGAACCCCGTCGGTGCCCGCGGCCCGCCCCTGGCCGGTGCTCTTCGACACGACCGGGTGA
- a CDS encoding serine hydrolase, whose amino-acid sequence MDVGERIEAIFAGAGVTGSLHVVDLDAGHLTVGAAGDPAGGGREVGVRADEQVVIASIFKILLVLEFARQVVAGQLDPTERILVTAADRLGGWGLAGCTDDAEVSLRDLAYFAMSVSDNTAADLLLRRVGPDLLPMLAAELGLTRTRVLGGPRDLVEAMLADVGARTEAEFARIFPTLPDDRVWAMRVFDPSRTTSSTAREITRLLTLIWRDEAGPAEACAMVRTWMARQIFWTRLAAGFPPGVRVSGKTGTLPGLHLEAGVAEYPDGGRYAIAVFARADRLAPRRIDVDVAMGHAARTAVEALRGD is encoded by the coding sequence GTGGACGTGGGGGAGCGCATCGAGGCCATCTTCGCCGGCGCCGGGGTGACCGGCAGCCTGCACGTCGTCGACCTGGACGCCGGGCACCTGACCGTCGGGGCCGCCGGCGACCCGGCGGGCGGCGGCCGGGAGGTCGGGGTGCGGGCCGACGAGCAGGTGGTGATCGCCTCGATCTTCAAGATCCTGCTGGTGCTGGAGTTCGCCCGGCAGGTCGTCGCCGGTCAGCTGGACCCGACCGAGCGGATCCTGGTCACCGCCGCCGACCGGCTCGGCGGGTGGGGGCTGGCCGGCTGCACCGACGACGCCGAGGTGTCGCTGCGCGACCTCGCGTACTTCGCCATGTCGGTCAGCGACAACACCGCCGCCGACCTGCTGCTGCGCCGGGTCGGCCCGGACCTGCTGCCGATGCTCGCCGCCGAGCTGGGGCTGACCCGCACCCGCGTCCTGGGCGGCCCCCGGGACCTGGTCGAGGCGATGCTCGCCGACGTGGGCGCGCGGACCGAGGCGGAGTTCGCCCGGATCTTCCCCACCCTGCCGGACGACCGGGTCTGGGCGATGCGGGTCTTCGACCCGTCGCGCACCACGTCCAGCACGGCCCGGGAGATCACCCGGCTGCTCACGCTGATCTGGCGGGACGAGGCCGGGCCGGCGGAGGCCTGCGCGATGGTCCGCACCTGGATGGCCCGGCAGATCTTCTGGACCCGGCTGGCCGCCGGGTTCCCGCCCGGCGTGCGGGTGTCCGGCAAGACCGGCACCCTGCCCGGCCTGCACCTGGAGGCCGGCGTCGCCGAGTACCCCGACGGTGGCCGGTACGCCATCGCCGTCTTCGCCCGCGCCGACCGGCTGGCCCCGCGCCGGATCGACGTGGACGTGGCGATGGGGCACGCCGCCCGAACGGCCGTCGAGGCGCTGCGCGGCGACTGA
- a CDS encoding MBL fold metallo-hydrolase: protein MPSLDRRRFLRDAAATTALVSAGGLAATSSAPAQAAPPAAAPAPTTRRRGAVSFRWWGTAGWRIDIADRTVLVDPYLSRIDTGLFTGPFNPATALTVRTDVIDARVERAATVLVTHTHWDHFMDVPHIAGRTGARVFGTLTAYHLGLAYGVPSTQLSAVRGGEVLDFGDHTVEVVSSLHSRNAAYSVAFPGVRVTQPARPATIGDLPEGDTLSYLLRVDAGPSVYFTGASDVAERNLTGLAPDVAMVAMQSATTTGDYLPRLLAGLDYPKVVVPVHWDNFETRLQNPPVVAPADRPRLDDMIAAVRRISPRSRVLVPEYETAYHF from the coding sequence ATGCCCAGTCTCGACCGCCGCCGCTTCCTGCGCGACGCCGCCGCCACCACCGCCCTGGTCTCCGCCGGCGGCCTCGCCGCCACCTCCTCCGCCCCGGCCCAGGCCGCGCCGCCGGCCGCCGCCCCCGCGCCGACCACCCGCCGCCGCGGCGCGGTCAGCTTCCGCTGGTGGGGTACGGCCGGCTGGCGCATCGACATCGCCGACCGGACCGTGCTGGTCGACCCGTACCTCAGCCGGATCGACACCGGGCTGTTCACCGGGCCGTTCAACCCGGCCACAGCGTTGACCGTGCGCACCGACGTGATCGACGCGCGTGTCGAGCGGGCCGCCACGGTGCTGGTCACGCACACCCACTGGGACCACTTCATGGATGTGCCGCACATCGCCGGGCGCACCGGCGCGCGGGTGTTCGGCACGCTGACCGCGTACCACCTGGGACTGGCCTACGGGGTGCCGTCGACGCAGCTCAGCGCGGTCAGGGGCGGCGAGGTGCTGGACTTCGGCGACCACACCGTCGAGGTGGTCAGCTCGCTGCACAGCCGCAACGCCGCGTACTCGGTGGCGTTCCCGGGGGTGCGGGTCACCCAGCCGGCGCGGCCGGCGACCATCGGCGACCTGCCGGAGGGGGACACGCTGAGCTACCTGCTGCGGGTCGACGCCGGCCCGTCGGTCTACTTCACCGGCGCCAGCGACGTCGCCGAGCGGAACCTCACCGGCCTGGCGCCGGACGTGGCCATGGTCGCCATGCAGAGCGCCACCACCACCGGCGACTACCTGCCCCGGCTGCTGGCCGGCCTGGACTACCCGAAGGTCGTGGTGCCGGTGCACTGGGACAACTTCGAGACCCGGTTGCAGAACCCGCCGGTCGTCGCCCCGGCCGACCGCCCCCGGCTGGACGACATGATCGCCGCGGTGCGCCGAATCTCGCCGCGCAGCCGGGTGCTGGTGCCCGAGTACGAGACGGCGTACCACTTCTGA
- a CDS encoding DUF1697 domain-containing protein, whose translation MTRYVALLRGVNVGSTRLAMADLRRLVTDLGHEDVKTYLQSGNVVFGSTVRDAERLAAGIERALADELGLSVPVLVRSARELAAVAGGNPYAEREDDATRLLVAFLATAPKRSTVDALTVPGGENVAFTVTGREVYLHYADGGYGRSKFTNAYLEKKLAVVATTRNWKSVRALAELAAG comes from the coding sequence ATGACCCGGTACGTCGCCCTGCTGCGCGGGGTCAACGTCGGCTCCACCCGGCTCGCGATGGCCGACCTGCGCCGGCTCGTCACCGATCTCGGGCACGAGGACGTCAAGACGTACCTGCAGAGCGGCAACGTGGTGTTCGGCAGCACCGTGCGCGACGCCGAGCGGCTGGCCGCCGGGATCGAGCGGGCGCTCGCCGACGAGCTGGGGCTGAGCGTGCCGGTGCTGGTGCGCAGCGCCCGGGAGCTGGCGGCGGTGGCCGGCGGCAACCCGTACGCCGAGCGGGAGGACGACGCGACGAGGCTGCTGGTGGCCTTCCTCGCCACCGCACCGAAGCGGTCCACGGTGGACGCGCTGACTGTGCCCGGCGGCGAAAACGTGGCGTTCACGGTGACCGGCCGGGAGGTCTACCTGCACTACGCCGACGGTGGCTACGGGCGGTCGAAGTTCACCAACGCGTACCTGGAGAAGAAGCTGGCCGTGGTGGCCACCACCCGGAACTGGAAGTCGGTGCGCGCCCTCGCCGAGCTGGCCGCCGGCTGA
- a CDS encoding response regulator — protein MIRVLIADDQALLRGSFRLLVDLAPDCTTVGEAGTGVEAVALTAEHRPDVVLMDVRMPQMDGIEATRRICADPATAATRVLILTTFDLDEYVYGAIRAGASGFLLKDTPPAELLTGIQVVAAGEGLLAPTVTRRLIDEFARRPEPARPLPRRLDGVTEREREVLALIARGLSNAELAAHLNLSLATVKTHVGRLLTKLAVRDRAQLVIVAYETGLVGPGGLGPVGLR, from the coding sequence GTGATCCGGGTACTGATCGCCGACGACCAGGCGCTGCTGCGCGGCAGCTTCCGGCTGCTGGTCGATTTGGCCCCCGACTGCACCACGGTCGGTGAGGCGGGCACCGGCGTGGAGGCGGTCGCGCTGACCGCCGAGCATCGGCCTGACGTGGTGCTGATGGACGTACGCATGCCGCAGATGGACGGCATCGAGGCGACCCGGCGGATCTGCGCCGACCCGGCGACCGCGGCCACCCGGGTGCTCATCCTGACCACCTTCGACCTCGACGAGTACGTCTACGGCGCGATCCGGGCCGGGGCCAGCGGCTTCCTGCTCAAGGACACCCCACCGGCGGAGCTGCTGACCGGCATCCAGGTGGTGGCCGCCGGTGAGGGGCTGCTCGCGCCGACGGTGACCCGCCGGCTGATCGACGAGTTCGCCCGGCGCCCGGAGCCGGCCCGGCCGCTGCCGCGCCGGCTGGACGGGGTGACCGAACGGGAACGGGAGGTGCTCGCGCTGATCGCCCGGGGCCTGTCCAACGCCGAGCTGGCCGCGCACCTCAACCTCAGCCTGGCCACTGTGAAGACGCACGTCGGGCGGCTGCTGACCAAGCTGGCGGTGCGCGACCGCGCGCAACTCGTCATCGTCGCCTACGAGACTGGCCTGGTGGGTCCCGGCGGGTTGGGGCCGGTCGGCCTACGCTGA
- a CDS encoding sensor histidine kinase, with protein sequence MTALLLTRRLRPVDLYIVDAVLAVVVGGMLCAYAALESPLHGDVREPAWVSVLVGLAIGLPLAARRRWPVAVAIVISCVTTAALVTGVIPNFAAAAPAVAIGLSFYTVAVSIPARRSVLIAGGCLAVVSVGLVTTAGDLWSRTGAVGYATVMIAPAWVLGWSIRERRALAARQGEHLIRQAATEERLRVARELHDVVAHTLSLIVVKAAVANHVAEADPREAGAALRVIEETGRNALTDIRRVLGVLREEAPYAPAPGLDELRGLAERATIGGVDVRLDIRREEPDGTVPESVGLAVYRIVQEAVTNVVKHAAPAACRATVTVTPGEVRVEVIDDGRRPVEVIGEGHGLVGMRERVAVHGGDFRAGPRAGGGFAVTARLPYRVAT encoded by the coding sequence GTGACCGCTCTCCTGCTGACCCGGCGGCTGCGGCCGGTGGACCTGTACATCGTGGACGCCGTGCTGGCCGTGGTGGTCGGCGGGATGCTCTGCGCGTACGCGGCGCTGGAGTCGCCGTTGCACGGGGATGTACGCGAACCGGCCTGGGTGTCCGTGCTGGTCGGGCTGGCCATCGGGCTGCCGTTGGCCGCTCGCCGGCGGTGGCCGGTCGCGGTGGCCATCGTGATCAGTTGCGTCACCACTGCCGCGCTGGTCACCGGGGTGATTCCCAACTTCGCCGCCGCCGCGCCCGCGGTCGCCATCGGGCTGTCCTTCTACACGGTCGCCGTGTCGATTCCCGCACGGCGGTCGGTGCTCATTGCCGGCGGTTGTCTCGCCGTGGTCAGCGTCGGGCTGGTGACGACCGCCGGTGACCTCTGGTCCCGGACCGGCGCGGTCGGCTACGCCACCGTCATGATCGCGCCGGCGTGGGTGCTCGGCTGGTCCATCCGGGAGCGACGCGCTCTCGCCGCCCGGCAGGGCGAGCACCTGATCCGCCAGGCCGCCACCGAGGAGCGGCTGCGGGTGGCGCGGGAGCTGCACGACGTGGTGGCGCACACGTTGAGTCTGATCGTGGTGAAGGCGGCCGTCGCCAACCACGTCGCCGAGGCGGACCCACGCGAGGCCGGGGCCGCGCTGCGGGTGATCGAGGAGACCGGCCGGAACGCGCTCACCGACATCCGCCGGGTGCTCGGCGTGCTGCGCGAGGAAGCCCCGTACGCGCCGGCACCCGGGTTGGACGAGCTGCGCGGCCTCGCCGAGCGGGCGACCATCGGCGGCGTCGACGTCCGGCTCGACATCCGGCGGGAGGAACCGGACGGTACGGTGCCGGAGTCGGTGGGCCTCGCCGTGTACCGGATCGTGCAGGAGGCGGTGACGAACGTGGTGAAGCACGCGGCGCCCGCCGCCTGCCGGGCGACGGTGACCGTCACGCCCGGTGAGGTACGGGTCGAGGTGATCGACGACGGCCGGCGTCCGGTCGAGGTGATCGGGGAGGGTCACGGGCTCGTCGGCATGCGCGAGCGGGTGGCGGTGCACGGTGGGGACTTCCGGGCCGGGCCACGCGCCGGCGGGGGTTTCGCGGTGACGGCGCGCCTGCCGTACCGGGTCGCCACGTGA
- a CDS encoding ABC transporter ATP-binding protein — MTTDTVTLTGLRAVYGTGTRRVTALDGVTTSFASGTFTAVMGPSGSGKSTLLHCAAGLDRPAAGTVTIDGNRLEDLGEDELTRLRRDRIGFVFQAFNLVSTLTAAQNVELPLRLAGRRPPASDVAAALAAVGLADRARHRPSELSGGEQQRVALARALITRPAVVFADEPTGALDSAASRQVLRLLRALVDDHGQTVVMVTHDPTAAAYADRVLLLADGRLADEFTDGITPAAIAARIAEQATDPPGGSRPPAHVAGEPSC, encoded by the coding sequence ATGACCACAGACACGGTGACCCTGACAGGGCTGCGCGCGGTGTACGGCACCGGAACCCGCCGGGTGACGGCCCTCGACGGTGTGACGACCAGCTTCGCGAGCGGCACGTTCACGGCCGTGATGGGCCCCTCGGGCTCCGGGAAGTCGACGCTGCTGCACTGCGCGGCGGGGCTGGACCGCCCGGCCGCAGGGACCGTCACGATCGACGGCAACCGCCTGGAGGACCTGGGCGAGGACGAGTTGACCCGCCTGCGGCGCGACCGGATCGGTTTCGTCTTCCAGGCGTTCAACCTGGTGTCCACGCTGACCGCGGCGCAGAACGTCGAGCTGCCGCTGCGCCTCGCCGGGCGCCGCCCGCCGGCCTCCGACGTCGCCGCCGCGCTGGCCGCCGTCGGGCTGGCCGACCGGGCCCGGCACCGGCCGAGCGAACTCTCCGGCGGCGAGCAGCAGCGGGTCGCCCTGGCCCGGGCGTTGATCACCCGGCCGGCGGTGGTCTTCGCCGACGAGCCGACCGGCGCGCTGGACAGCGCCGCGTCCCGGCAGGTGCTGCGGCTGCTGCGGGCACTCGTCGACGACCACGGCCAGACGGTCGTGATGGTGACCCACGACCCCACCGCCGCCGCGTACGCCGACCGGGTCCTCCTGCTCGCCGACGGCCGCCTGGCGGACGAGTTCACCGACGGGATCACCCCCGCGGCCATCGCCGCGCGGATCGCCGAACAGGCCACGGATCCGCCGGGCGGCTCCCGCCCGCCGGCGCACGTGGCGGGGGAGCCGTCGTGCTGA
- a CDS encoding ABC transporter permease: MLSVRRSAGAFAAVAVGVALVAASTLLLASGRPQVPDRLAHAAVIVQSPEADTPADPFPPTRPWSASVATELTGRLAGVPGVAAAVPDRTFYAQPLVDGRPRAADGQREDAHQGHGWVSARLGGLRLTAGEAPRRAGEAVVDRALGLRPGAPVTLLTAAGPEPYTVTGLVDAPGVHVADEVAAALAPGVRAIGLVLDPGTDPERVAVAARGVVGGDAEVHTGDGRGALEPLGDARTRWIGMQVLTATAALAGFVTVFVVASTFAFTVAQRRRELGLLRAVGATPGQVRRMVYAEALAVGAAAGCVGLLVGAALAPALGRLLVDVGFEPATFRVRYALWPLVVALAAGPVIALLAVWSASRRAARVRPLEALREAAVQQRPIGRLRAVTGALLVAAGAALGLATATSDDAQDGATFALYAVMALVSGATVLAPAVVGPLVRLLRSPVRRRGGAVGLLVRSGALTATRRTASIAAPVLLTVAFAVLVAGMVRTSTAAYAVGRADRVNAGWVVAPDGAPGLSDRAVAATPGTALLPTTVFVPGSDPAAIRPLTALGVDPVAFAAANRVLTVVAGSLHDLRGDDTVVLTASAAPTAGLPSQPYPVVFADGERVSLRVVAVVTDDSLPGDLLLPRAAVRAHDPSALTSEVYVRDRIDPPVGARVVDVTAWAAEADRAEDRLVWLFTLLLIGVSAGYGAIAVVNTLLLAAAGRAADLRLIRLAGATRRQVLWLVTAESALVVLIGAALGASVAFAGLLSIRAGLAEQVGAPVDLVVPWSVVGGVVGLCLLLAVVASVVPTWRLLRHRPGRSPVDAVAG, translated from the coding sequence GTGCTGAGCGTCCGGCGATCCGCCGGCGCGTTCGCGGCCGTCGCCGTGGGGGTCGCGCTGGTCGCGGCGAGCACGCTGCTCCTGGCCTCCGGGCGTCCGCAGGTGCCGGACCGCCTGGCGCACGCGGCGGTCATCGTGCAGAGCCCCGAGGCGGACACGCCAGCCGATCCGTTCCCGCCCACCCGGCCCTGGTCGGCGAGCGTGGCGACCGAGCTCACCGGACGGCTGGCCGGTGTGCCCGGCGTCGCCGCGGCGGTGCCGGACCGCACCTTCTACGCCCAGCCGCTCGTCGACGGCCGGCCACGGGCCGCCGACGGCCAGCGGGAGGACGCCCACCAGGGGCACGGGTGGGTCAGCGCCCGGCTGGGTGGACTGCGCCTGACGGCGGGCGAGGCACCACGTCGTGCGGGCGAGGCGGTCGTCGACCGCGCGCTCGGGCTGCGTCCCGGTGCGCCGGTCACCCTGCTGACGGCGGCAGGCCCGGAGCCGTACACGGTCACCGGTCTGGTCGACGCGCCGGGCGTCCACGTCGCGGACGAGGTCGCCGCCGCGCTCGCGCCCGGTGTCCGGGCCATCGGTCTGGTGCTCGACCCGGGCACCGATCCGGAGCGGGTGGCCGTGGCGGCGCGCGGCGTGGTCGGCGGCGACGCAGAGGTGCACACCGGCGACGGACGGGGAGCGTTGGAGCCCCTGGGCGATGCCCGCACGCGCTGGATCGGCATGCAGGTGCTGACCGCCACGGCCGCCCTCGCCGGGTTCGTCACGGTCTTCGTGGTCGCCTCCACGTTCGCGTTCACCGTCGCGCAGCGTCGTCGCGAGCTGGGTCTGCTGCGCGCCGTGGGCGCCACCCCTGGCCAGGTGCGCCGCATGGTGTACGCCGAGGCGCTCGCCGTCGGCGCCGCCGCCGGGTGCGTCGGCCTGCTGGTCGGCGCGGCGCTCGCCCCGGCGTTGGGCCGGCTCCTGGTCGATGTCGGCTTCGAGCCGGCGACCTTCCGGGTCCGGTACGCCCTCTGGCCGCTCGTCGTCGCGCTCGCCGCCGGGCCGGTGATCGCCCTGCTGGCCGTCTGGTCGGCGTCGCGGCGGGCGGCACGGGTCCGGCCGCTGGAGGCGTTGCGGGAGGCGGCGGTGCAGCAGCGACCGATCGGGCGGCTGCGCGCCGTCACCGGGGCGCTCCTCGTGGCGGCCGGGGCCGCCCTCGGCCTCGCCACCGCGACCTCCGACGACGCCCAGGACGGCGCGACGTTCGCCCTCTACGCGGTGATGGCCCTGGTCTCCGGTGCCACCGTGCTGGCCCCGGCGGTCGTCGGGCCGCTGGTGCGGCTGCTGCGTTCCCCGGTGCGTCGGCGCGGCGGAGCGGTCGGGCTGCTGGTGCGGTCCGGGGCCCTGACCGCGACCCGACGGACCGCGTCGATCGCCGCGCCGGTGCTGCTCACGGTCGCCTTCGCGGTGCTGGTGGCCGGGATGGTGCGGACCTCCACCGCGGCGTACGCGGTGGGACGGGCGGACCGGGTGAACGCCGGATGGGTCGTCGCACCCGACGGGGCGCCCGGCCTGTCGGACCGGGCCGTCGCGGCGACACCCGGCACGGCACTCCTGCCGACCACGGTGTTCGTTCCCGGCTCCGACCCGGCGGCGATCCGGCCACTGACCGCGCTCGGCGTCGACCCGGTGGCCTTCGCCGCGGCGAACCGGGTGCTCACCGTCGTCGCCGGCTCGCTGCACGACCTGCGCGGCGACGACACGGTGGTGCTCACCGCCTCGGCAGCGCCAACGGCCGGACTGCCGTCGCAGCCGTACCCGGTGGTCTTCGCCGACGGGGAGCGGGTGTCGTTGCGCGTCGTCGCCGTGGTCACCGACGACTCGCTCCCCGGTGACCTGCTCCTGCCCCGCGCCGCCGTCCGGGCACACGATCCGTCGGCGCTGACCTCCGAGGTGTACGTCCGGGACCGGATCGATCCGCCGGTCGGGGCGCGGGTCGTCGACGTCACCGCCTGGGCGGCGGAGGCGGACCGCGCCGAGGACCGCCTGGTCTGGCTGTTCACGCTGCTGCTGATCGGGGTGTCGGCCGGCTATGGGGCCATCGCGGTGGTCAACACGCTGCTGCTGGCCGCCGCCGGCCGGGCCGCCGACCTGCGGCTGATCCGGCTGGCCGGCGCGACCCGGCGGCAGGTCCTCTGGCTGGTCACGGCCGAGTCCGCCCTGGTGGTGCTGATCGGCGCGGCGCTCGGCGCGAGCGTGGCGTTCGCCGGTCTGCTGAGCATCCGCGCCGGCCTCGCCGAGCAGGTCGGCGCGCCGGTGGACCTCGTCGTGCCGTGGTCGGTGGTCGGCGGCGTCGTGGGCCTGTGCCTGCTGCTCGCGGTGGTGGCGAGCGTGGTGCCGACGTGGCGGTTGCTGCGCCACCGTCCCGGCCGATCGCCGGTCGACGCCGTCGCCGGGTGA
- a CDS encoding SOUL family heme-binding protein, whose product MTEQQPYRVVSRHPGFELRRYPAHLVAEMQIQASFTRAPMEAFRPLAAYIGGANRARHPIGMTAPVMQEATGTEKIAMTAPVVQEEGERPDAYLVQFVMPASFTAATLPEPVDPRVRIREVPAQLAAAVRFSGRWTEKAFGQRATMLGRSVTAAGLQPTGAIRYARFDPPWKPWFLRRNEVVLPVVE is encoded by the coding sequence ATGACCGAGCAGCAGCCGTACCGGGTGGTGTCCCGACACCCCGGCTTCGAGCTGCGCCGGTACCCGGCCCACCTGGTGGCCGAGATGCAGATCCAGGCGTCGTTCACCCGGGCCCCGATGGAGGCGTTCCGGCCGCTGGCCGCCTACATCGGGGGCGCCAACCGGGCCCGGCACCCGATCGGGATGACCGCGCCGGTGATGCAGGAGGCCACCGGCACGGAGAAGATCGCGATGACCGCGCCGGTGGTCCAGGAGGAGGGCGAGCGGCCGGACGCGTACCTGGTCCAGTTCGTCATGCCGGCCAGCTTCACCGCCGCCACCCTGCCCGAGCCGGTGGACCCCCGGGTGCGGATCCGGGAGGTCCCGGCGCAGCTCGCGGCGGCCGTGCGCTTCTCCGGGCGGTGGACGGAGAAGGCGTTCGGCCAGCGGGCCACCATGCTCGGCCGCTCGGTCACCGCAGCCGGGCTGCAACCGACCGGCGCCATCCGGTACGCCCGGTTCGACCCGCCGTGGAAGCCGTGGTTCCTGCGCCGCAACGAGGTCGTGCTGCCGGTGGTGGAGTGA
- a CDS encoding YqeB family protein gives MAGDGYGPRTAVTGGPVELVVLWAGFPLLGAGAGGLLALVAGWVAGLPWAPVQWLFNLLDRLPEQQAIAGTAAVGALAGLVLAGVGTAERLAVTVDAAQVRLRRAGENRHVARAETRVVFVDSGELVLLDADGAELVRESTDLPVTRLAAAFRTHGWGWADGDPHRAAYRLWVPDLPGLPAGADALLRARDRAIQRGRRDDARELRRELGRIGVVLRDEGKRQYSRLTGRAVTPGAQEPTSAERGPDGR, from the coding sequence ATGGCCGGCGACGGCTACGGCCCGCGCACCGCCGTCACCGGCGGGCCGGTCGAGCTGGTCGTGCTCTGGGCCGGCTTCCCGCTGCTCGGCGCCGGTGCCGGCGGCCTGCTCGCACTGGTGGCGGGCTGGGTCGCCGGGCTGCCCTGGGCGCCCGTGCAGTGGCTGTTCAACCTGCTGGACCGGCTGCCCGAGCAGCAGGCGATCGCCGGCACGGCAGCGGTGGGCGCGCTGGCCGGTCTGGTCCTCGCCGGGGTGGGCACCGCCGAACGGCTGGCGGTCACCGTCGACGCGGCGCAGGTCCGACTGCGCCGCGCCGGCGAGAACCGGCACGTCGCGCGGGCCGAGACCCGGGTGGTCTTCGTCGACAGCGGAGAGCTGGTGCTGCTCGACGCCGACGGCGCGGAGCTGGTCCGGGAGTCGACGGACCTGCCGGTCACCCGGCTGGCGGCGGCGTTCCGCACGCACGGCTGGGGGTGGGCGGACGGCGATCCGCACCGGGCGGCGTACCGACTCTGGGTGCCCGACCTGCCCGGACTGCCCGCCGGGGCGGACGCCCTGCTGCGGGCCCGGGATCGGGCGATCCAGCGGGGTCGACGCGACGACGCCCGGGAGCTGCGCCGGGAGCTGGGCCGGATCGGGGTGGTGCTGCGCGACGAGGGCAAGCGGCAGTACTCGCGGCTGACCGGGCGGGCGGTCACCCCCGGGGCGCAGGAGCCGACTTCGGCCGAGCGGGGACCGGACGGGCGGTAG